In Candidatus Eisenbacteria bacterium, the following are encoded in one genomic region:
- the guaA gene encoding glutamine-hydrolyzing GMP synthase, which yields MSRELVLILDFGSQYTQLIARRVREAGVFSEIVPGTTLAAEIAARKPSALILGGSPASGYRATAPMPDAGIYALKKPTLGICYGFQATMQLHGGAVARAERAEYGTATFIQDKRTPLFTGVPKRFRAWMSHGDEVQALGPGWVKTAHTSNCAFAAAQHEKLPFHLIQFHPEVVHSPYGKQVLANFLFRIAKLKGGWSMKNFLKQSVADIRTRVGSDGHILCGLSGGVDSTVVATLCHRAIGARLVCVLVDHGLLREGEAVEVARELGAKRGLRLIVVDARERFLTRLAGVTDPEQKRKIIGAEFIAVFEEEAKKYGPIEFLAQGTLYPDVIESASAGHGSQVIKTHHNVGGLPERMKLKLVEPLRLLFKDEVRELGRAMGLPDHLVDRHPFPGPGLAVRILGPIHAEDLETLRKADAIFIEELRRARWYGRTWQAFAVLLPVSTVGVKGDERSYEKVLALRAVNSQDGMTADWTRLPASLLARVASRIANEVRGVNRVVYDVTSKPPATIEWE from the coding sequence ATGTCTCGTGAACTCGTGCTCATTCTCGACTTCGGTTCCCAGTACACACAGCTGATCGCGCGGCGCGTGCGCGAGGCCGGGGTGTTCTCCGAGATCGTTCCGGGAACGACCTTGGCCGCGGAGATCGCGGCGCGCAAGCCGAGCGCGCTGATCCTCGGCGGCTCGCCTGCGAGTGGCTATCGCGCCACTGCTCCGATGCCCGATGCCGGAATCTATGCGCTCAAGAAGCCGACACTCGGCATCTGCTACGGCTTCCAGGCGACCATGCAGCTCCATGGGGGTGCGGTCGCCAGGGCCGAGCGCGCCGAGTACGGCACCGCGACGTTCATCCAGGACAAGCGCACGCCACTCTTCACCGGAGTACCGAAGCGATTCCGCGCGTGGATGAGTCACGGCGATGAAGTGCAGGCGCTGGGCCCCGGCTGGGTGAAGACCGCGCACACTTCCAACTGCGCATTCGCCGCAGCTCAGCACGAGAAGCTGCCGTTCCACCTGATCCAGTTCCATCCCGAGGTCGTCCACTCGCCCTACGGAAAGCAGGTGCTCGCGAACTTCCTGTTCCGCATCGCGAAGCTCAAGGGTGGGTGGAGCATGAAGAACTTCCTCAAGCAGTCGGTCGCCGACATTCGGACCCGGGTCGGGAGCGACGGCCACATCCTGTGTGGTCTCTCGGGCGGTGTCGACAGCACGGTGGTCGCAACGCTGTGTCATCGCGCGATCGGCGCACGCCTCGTGTGCGTGCTCGTGGACCACGGACTGCTGCGCGAGGGCGAAGCAGTGGAAGTGGCGCGCGAACTGGGCGCGAAGCGTGGCCTGCGCCTGATCGTGGTGGACGCGCGCGAGCGGTTCCTCACACGGCTCGCAGGCGTCACCGATCCCGAACAGAAGCGAAAGATCATCGGTGCGGAGTTCATCGCCGTATTCGAAGAGGAAGCGAAGAAGTACGGGCCGATCGAGTTCCTCGCGCAGGGCACGCTCTACCCGGACGTGATCGAGAGCGCTTCGGCGGGACATGGCTCGCAGGTCATCAAGACGCACCACAACGTCGGCGGACTTCCCGAACGCATGAAGCTCAAGCTGGTCGAGCCACTGCGGCTGCTGTTCAAGGACGAGGTGCGCGAACTGGGACGCGCGATGGGTCTGCCGGATCATCTGGTCGACCGGCATCCGTTCCCGGGCCCGGGGCTCGCGGTGCGCATCCTGGGGCCGATCCACGCCGAGGATCTCGAGACGTTGCGCAAGGCCGATGCGATCTTCATCGAGGAGCTGAGGCGCGCCAGGTGGTACGGACGCACCTGGCAGGCGTTCGCGGTGCTGCTCCCGGTCTCGACCGTGGGAGTGAAGGGCGACGAGCGCAGCTACGAGAAGGTGCTCGCGTTGCGCGCGGTCAACTCCCAGGACGGCATGACCGCCGATTGGACGCGGCTGCCCGCCTCGCTGCTCGCGCGCGTCGCGAGCCGAATCGCGAACGAGGTGCGCGGCGTGAACCGCGTGGTCTACGACGTCACGAGCAAGCCGCCCGCCACCATCGAGTGGGAGTAG
- the purH gene encoding bifunctional phosphoribosylaminoimidazolecarboxamide formyltransferase/IMP cyclohydrolase produces MTNWPRAALLSLSDKAGVVEFARVLAAHGTRLVGSGGTAKHLRDAGLEVTAVEDVTGFPEMLGGRVKTLHPHVHGAILARRGLDEDMVALEERGIEAIDLVAVTLYPFEARATSLDDAAAIEEIDIGGVALLRAAAKNHEHVVVVHSPAQYAEVLAAFEGAGPSPEQRRAWAIAAFARTARYDAAIANELARRGGEETPSNYLLSLERVRGLRYGENPHQQAALYVRAGAMAGLDAAREGKELSYNNLVDVHAAVTLVGRFESPACVIVKHNEPCGVACAPTVGEAYAAALRSDEQSAFGGIVAFNRPLDRATAEATAGHFMEVVVAPDFGTGAELELQKKKNLRVVRLAAQALEPVDAWSARALGPWVLLQRESGAEPVAQSSKSNLDGPGSAGGWRVATKRSPGVDERASLEFAWRVCAAARSNAIVIARGRQLIGLGSGQTSRVDAVDVALMKARRAKHELQGAVLASDGFFPFADNIHHAAEAGIVAVVQPGGSMRDDEVVAACDTHGIAMLFTGRREFRH; encoded by the coding sequence GTGACGAACTGGCCGCGCGCCGCATTGCTGTCGCTCTCCGACAAGGCGGGTGTCGTCGAGTTCGCGCGCGTGCTCGCCGCGCACGGCACGAGGCTGGTGGGCTCGGGTGGCACCGCGAAACACCTGCGCGACGCCGGCCTCGAAGTGACGGCGGTCGAGGACGTGACCGGATTCCCCGAGATGCTCGGCGGGCGGGTGAAGACGCTCCACCCGCACGTGCACGGAGCGATCCTCGCACGGCGTGGGCTCGACGAGGACATGGTCGCGCTCGAAGAGCGCGGCATCGAGGCGATCGACCTGGTTGCGGTGACGCTCTATCCGTTCGAAGCCCGCGCGACTTCGCTCGACGACGCGGCCGCGATCGAGGAAATCGACATCGGAGGCGTCGCGCTGCTGCGCGCGGCCGCCAAGAATCACGAGCACGTCGTGGTGGTCCACTCACCGGCGCAGTACGCCGAGGTCCTCGCGGCCTTCGAGGGCGCTGGACCGAGTCCCGAACAGCGTCGCGCATGGGCGATCGCCGCATTCGCGCGCACCGCGCGTTACGATGCCGCGATCGCGAATGAGCTGGCGCGTCGCGGCGGGGAGGAGACGCCTTCGAACTACCTGCTCTCGCTCGAGCGCGTGCGCGGTCTGCGCTATGGCGAGAATCCGCATCAGCAGGCGGCACTCTACGTGCGTGCCGGCGCGATGGCCGGCCTCGATGCGGCGCGGGAAGGGAAGGAGCTTTCGTACAACAACCTGGTCGACGTGCACGCGGCCGTCACGCTGGTCGGTCGCTTCGAGTCGCCGGCGTGCGTGATCGTCAAACACAACGAACCGTGCGGGGTCGCATGCGCGCCGACAGTCGGAGAGGCATATGCCGCTGCGTTACGCTCCGACGAACAGTCCGCGTTCGGCGGAATCGTCGCCTTCAACCGTCCGCTCGATCGTGCCACCGCGGAGGCGACAGCGGGGCACTTCATGGAGGTCGTCGTGGCGCCCGACTTTGGAACGGGTGCCGAGCTCGAGCTCCAGAAGAAGAAGAACCTACGCGTCGTTCGGCTTGCGGCGCAGGCACTTGAGCCAGTCGACGCGTGGTCGGCCCGAGCACTCGGGCCGTGGGTGTTGTTGCAGCGGGAGAGCGGTGCCGAGCCGGTCGCTCAGAGCTCCAAGTCGAACCTGGATGGGCCTGGGTCCGCGGGTGGATGGCGCGTCGCAACGAAACGCTCGCCCGGTGTCGACGAACGCGCGTCGCTCGAGTTCGCATGGCGCGTGTGCGCGGCGGCACGATCCAACGCGATCGTGATTGCGCGCGGCAGGCAACTCATCGGGCTCGGCTCCGGACAGACGAGCCGCGTCGATGCCGTCGACGTTGCGCTCATGAAGGCGCGGCGCGCGAAACACGAACTGCAGGGCGCGGTGCTCGCGAGCGACGGGTTCTTCCCGTTCGCCGACAACATCCATCACGCGGCCGAGGCCGGGATCGTCGCGGTCGTGCAGCCCGGCGGCTCGATGCGCGACGACGAGGTCGTTGCGGCGTGCGACACGCACGGCATCGCGATGCTGTTCACCGGGCGGCGGGAGTTCCGGCACTGA
- a CDS encoding phosphoribosylaminoimidazolesuccinocarboxamide synthase, with amino-acid sequence MIATGSAVSRVELPGLTPWRQGKVRSVYEAGPEHLVIVASDRLSAYDCILPTPIPHKGAVLTQLSAFWFRALVNARPHHFVSADPREFPAPFRDHAEPLEGRSMLVRRADRVDIECVARGYLTGSGWREYQAAGSVCGVALPTGLHDGSRLDPAIFTPATKEESGHDQNVSFDEVVSRVGAGVATQLRDRTLALYEEARSFAWGRGLVLADTKFEFGWVDGALTLIDEILSPDSSRYWDRAEYEAGRLLSFDKQYVRDWLDASGWNHEPPAPALPDEVVARTSERYREAMRRLTGVA; translated from the coding sequence GTGATCGCAACCGGATCGGCGGTGAGTCGCGTGGAGCTGCCGGGCCTTACGCCATGGCGACAGGGCAAGGTGCGCTCGGTCTACGAAGCCGGCCCGGAGCACCTGGTGATCGTGGCGAGCGATCGGCTCTCGGCGTACGACTGCATCCTTCCCACGCCGATTCCGCACAAGGGTGCGGTGCTCACTCAACTCTCGGCGTTCTGGTTCCGCGCGCTGGTGAACGCGCGCCCGCATCACTTCGTGAGCGCCGACCCGCGCGAATTCCCGGCGCCGTTTCGCGATCACGCCGAGCCGCTCGAAGGGCGCAGCATGCTGGTGCGTCGCGCCGACCGCGTCGACATCGAGTGCGTGGCGCGCGGCTACCTCACCGGCTCGGGCTGGCGGGAGTACCAGGCGGCCGGTTCGGTGTGCGGCGTCGCGTTACCGACAGGGTTGCACGATGGATCGCGTCTCGATCCTGCGATCTTCACGCCGGCCACCAAGGAAGAGTCGGGCCACGATCAAAACGTCTCGTTCGACGAGGTCGTGAGCCGCGTGGGCGCCGGGGTCGCGACGCAGTTGCGGGATCGCACGCTCGCGCTCTATGAAGAGGCGCGGAGCTTCGCGTGGGGGCGCGGACTGGTGCTCGCCGACACCAAGTTCGAATTCGGATGGGTGGACGGTGCGTTGACTCTCATCGACGAGATCCTGTCGCCCGACTCGTCGCGCTACTGGGACCGCGCGGAGTACGAAGCGGGGCGGTTGCTGTCGTTCGACAAGCAGTATGTGCGCGACTGGCTCGACGCATCCGGTTGGAACCACGAGCCTCCTGCGCCGGCATTGCCCGACGAGGTGGTGGCCCGGACTTCCGAGCGCTACCGCGAAGCGATGCGGCGTCTCACGGGCGTCGCGTGA
- a CDS encoding HAD family hydrolase — protein MVDRPMLEAVVFDAGGTLVRLDFEWMSAIVREYGYDVSAPELRRAEVAGRRRYDRSHSALWSDAAQPLGARGDVRWYFGGMLLAAGLPHHSIEILVVRFLSRERQSGLWARQNEGARTVLDQVAQLGLRRCVVSNSDGRAAHHLKNSGVLEGHEFVVDSQLVGVEKPDPRIFQIALGRMGVAPDRALYVGDIRSVDEVGSAAAGMHFVLIDPSDDYAADGAPRIASIGELPAHIEARFQIASSRSVAAGTR, from the coding sequence GTGGTTGATCGACCGATGCTGGAAGCGGTGGTGTTCGATGCCGGCGGCACTCTCGTGCGCCTCGACTTCGAGTGGATGAGCGCCATCGTGCGCGAATACGGCTACGACGTTTCGGCGCCCGAGCTGCGGCGCGCGGAGGTCGCGGGGCGTCGTCGCTACGATCGCAGCCACTCGGCGCTGTGGTCCGATGCCGCACAGCCGCTCGGAGCGCGTGGCGACGTGCGCTGGTACTTCGGCGGCATGCTGCTCGCCGCCGGTCTGCCGCACCACAGCATCGAGATTCTGGTGGTGCGCTTCCTGTCGCGCGAGCGTCAAAGCGGACTGTGGGCACGCCAGAACGAGGGCGCGCGCACGGTGCTCGATCAGGTCGCGCAGCTCGGGCTGCGGCGCTGCGTGGTCTCGAACTCGGACGGTCGCGCGGCGCATCACTTGAAGAATTCGGGCGTGCTCGAGGGCCATGAGTTCGTGGTCGACTCGCAGCTCGTCGGCGTCGAGAAGCCGGACCCGCGCATCTTCCAGATCGCACTCGGGCGAATGGGCGTCGCTCCCGATCGCGCGCTGTATGTCGGCGACATCCGATCGGTCGACGAGGTGGGCTCGGCGGCTGCCGGCATGCACTTCGTGCTGATCGACCCCAGTGACGATTACGCCGCAGACGGTGCGCCGCGGATCGCCTCGATCGGAGAGCTGCCGGCGCACATCGAGGCGCGCTTCCAGATCGCGTCGTCCCGCTCGGTCGCGGCGGGGACGCGGTGA
- a CDS encoding phosphoribosylglycinamide formyltransferase, translated as MRTLGVLASGSGTNFEALATAAQRGELGGHIAALVSDRPEAPVLDRARRLGIEALVLPVGRFRTRLEDETPWIEALKDRGVDCVLLAGFMRRLHTPFISAFRDQLLNLHPSLLPAFPGLDAIRQAWQHGVHATGCTVHMVDEGLDSGPILAQSVVDVREGEPLESLVARVHEAEHRLYPAAVRRFTTESWRRDGRRIVFDGVPAGGPRG; from the coding sequence ATGCGCACGCTCGGCGTTCTAGCTTCCGGATCCGGAACGAACTTCGAAGCCCTCGCGACTGCTGCCCAGAGAGGCGAACTCGGTGGACACATCGCCGCTCTCGTCAGCGATCGCCCGGAGGCTCCGGTGCTTGATCGTGCGCGCCGTCTCGGTATCGAGGCGCTCGTGCTTCCGGTGGGCCGCTTTCGCACGCGGCTCGAGGACGAGACGCCCTGGATCGAGGCGCTGAAGGATCGTGGCGTCGACTGTGTCCTGCTCGCGGGTTTCATGCGCCGACTGCACACACCGTTCATCTCGGCATTCCGCGATCAGTTGTTGAACCTGCACCCATCGTTGCTGCCCGCCTTTCCGGGGCTCGATGCGATCCGTCAGGCGTGGCAGCACGGCGTGCACGCGACTGGATGCACCGTTCACATGGTCGACGAGGGTCTGGACAGCGGCCCGATTCTCGCGCAGTCGGTCGTCGACGTGCGCGAGGGAGAACCGCTGGAATCGCTCGTAGCACGCGTTCACGAGGCGGAGCACCGGCTCTATCCGGCCGCGGTGCGTCGCTTCACCACCGAATCCTGGCGGCGGGACGGACGTCGAATCGTGTTCGACGGCGTGCCTGCGGGAGGTCCCCGTGGTTGA